The following coding sequences lie in one Pseudorca crassidens isolate mPseCra1 chromosome 2, mPseCra1.hap1, whole genome shotgun sequence genomic window:
- the RABGAP1L gene encoding rab GTPase-activating protein 1-like isoform X10 — MIENGSWSMAFQERENRRLQEASMRLEQENDDLAHELVTSKIALRNDLDQAEDKADVLNKELLLTKQRLVETEEEKRKQEEETAQLKEVFRKQLEKAEYEIKKTTAIIAEYKQICSQLSTRLEKQQAASKEELEVVKGKMMACKHCSDIFSKEGALKVAAVSREDQGIELDDEKDSLKKQLREMELELAQTKLQLVEAKCKIQELEHQRGALMNEIQAAKNSWFSKTLNSIKTATGTQPLQPPQATQPPKEST, encoded by the exons AGGGAGAACCGGAGATTACAAGAGGCCAGCATGAGGCTGGAACAAGAGAATGATGACCTTGCCCATGAACTAGTAACCAGCAAAATTGCTCTGCGGAATGACTTGGATCAG GCAGAAGACAAGGCAGACGTGCTGAACAAGGAGCTCCTCTTGACCAAACAGAGGCTGGTAGAGActgaagaagagaagaggaaacaagAGGAGGAGACAGCTCAG CTGAAAGAAGTCTTCAGGAAACAGCTAGAGAAGGCAGAATATGAAATAAAGAAGACTACAGCTATCATTGCCGAGTATAAACAG ATCTGTTCCCAGTTGAGTACCAGACTGGAGAAACAGCAAGCAGCCAGCAAGGAGGAGCTGGAAGTGGTAAAG GGTAAAATGATGGCATGTAAACACTGCAGTGACATTTTCAGCAAGGAGGGTGCTTTGAAAGTAGCAGCCGTAAGCAGAGAGGACCAGGGAATTGAGTTGGATGATGAGAAGGACTCTCTTAAGAAGCAACTGAGGGAAATGGAGCTGGAATTGGCACAAACCAAACTGCAGCTGGTGGAGGCCAAATGTAAAATCCAG GAACTTGAACATCAGAGGGGAGCCCTTATGAATGAAATCCAAGCTGCAAAAAACTCTTGGTTTAGCAAAACCCTTAACTCTATCAAAACGGCCACGGGAACGCAGCCACTGCAGCCGCCACAGGCCACCCAGCCCCCCAAGGAGAGCACATAG